The following proteins come from a genomic window of Euwallacea fornicatus isolate EFF26 chromosome 9, ASM4011564v1, whole genome shotgun sequence:
- the LOC136341317 gene encoding facilitated trehalose transporter Tret1-like isoform X2, producing the protein MASTLGRIRSMQVICILFFGAFLLYYSASQSWHLFFALFLTGFSGGLLEAPTLIYTVEITDANLRGALCSTSSAAIAIGVMVCFILGTVFPWRVMAIINGSIPITELALLMFIPESPYWLISRKEFQRARKNLAWLRGWCGLASIEEEFQNICNKLLAEQQQSSENKCSLNSLKGYFKSTFVKPYLIVCVTFVLANFGTPQINVYAVKLFELLKVSINAYYATILVGVAEILGSILLIILVKPMGKRRLSFTTQLGISIGFLITGIYAYNIGVLNFETTAVANSDYNWIPLVSILSIAFFSYLMTFSLPWIIMGEVYPSDIRDNASGISAGTGYIIAFLSNKCLLSLVEEITLPGVLWLYSVVAFLGIFVLYLILPETEGKSLFEITEHFAGRAKLDNKVGKKASKLIHDFANNVNCDGVANKGFNES; encoded by the exons ATGGCAAGTACACTTGGGAGAATCCGTTCCATGCAGGTCATCTGCATTCTATTCTTCGGAGCCTTCTTACTCTATTATTCTGCATCCCAATCTTGGCACCTTTTCTTCGCGTTATTTTTAACGGGATTTTCGGGGGGACTTCTAGAGGCACCG ACATTGATTTACACGGTTGAAATCACTGATGCCAATCTACGAGGTGCATTGTGTTCGACTTCATCTGCCGCCATCGCAATAGGAGTCATGGTCTGTTTTATACTCGGAACAGTGTTTCCCTGGAGAGTTATGGCGATTATTAACGGCTCCATACCCATTACTGAATTGGCACTCCTCATGTTCATCCCAGAATCGCCTTATTGGCTGATCTCTAGGAAGGAATTTCAAAGGGCTAGGAAGAATTTGGCATGGCTAAGAGGGTGGTGCGGTTTAGCCAGTATCGAGgaagaatttcaaaatatctgtAACAAATTACTTGCCGAACAGCAACAGTCATCCGAGAACAAATGTAGTTTAAATTCTTTGAAGGGATACTTTAAGTCGACCTTTGTTAAACCATATCTGATAGTCTGTGTTACGTTTGTGCTGGCCAACTTCGGTACTCCTCAAATTAATGTTTACGCAGTGAAGCTATTCGAGCTTCTTAAAGTTTCCATCAATGCTTACTATGCGACTATTTTGGTGGGGGTCGCTGAAATCTTAGGCAGCATCTTGCTGATAATTTTGGTGAAGCCCATGGGGAAAAGAAGGCTTAGTTTTACTACTCAATTAGGGATTTCGATTGGGTTCTTGATTACTGGAATCTATGCCTACAACATAGgagtgttaaattttgaaacaaccGCAGTAGCAAATTCTGACTATAATTGGATACCGCTGGTCAGCATCCTTTCTATAGCTTTCTTCAGCTACCTCATGACGTTCTCGTTGCCCTGGATCATCATGGGCGAAGTGTACCCTAGTGATATCCGTGACAATGCCTCGGGAATATCGGCAGGAACCGGTTACATTATAGCTTTCCTCTCCAACAAATGTCTGCTTAGCTTAGTGGAGGAAATAACTCTCCCAGGGGTCTTGTGGTTGTACAGTGTCGTAGCATTCCTAGGGATATTCGTATTATATTTGATATTGCCAGAAACGGAGGGAAAGTCTCTGTTTGAAATTACAGAGCATTTCGCAGGACGCGCAAAACTGGACAATAAGGTAGGGAAGAAGGCTTCAAAGTTAATTCACGACTTTGCAAATAATGTTAATTGCGATGGAGTTGCTAATAAAGGTTTTAATGAGTCCTGA
- the LOC136341317 gene encoding facilitated trehalose transporter Tret1-2 homolog isoform X1, translated as MRSKETCDGNLDNSEVKKEVSKLRICLAQIVAVNVKNVLLVVYGLTLGMPTMLISNLTGSDKDEPIVLDDDGISWLGSLNFLSVPIGCLISGTMASTLGRIRSMQVICILFFGAFLLYYSASQSWHLFFALFLTGFSGGLLEAPTLIYTVEITDANLRGALCSTSSAAIAIGVMVCFILGTVFPWRVMAIINGSIPITELALLMFIPESPYWLISRKEFQRARKNLAWLRGWCGLASIEEEFQNICNKLLAEQQQSSENKCSLNSLKGYFKSTFVKPYLIVCVTFVLANFGTPQINVYAVKLFELLKVSINAYYATILVGVAEILGSILLIILVKPMGKRRLSFTTQLGISIGFLITGIYAYNIGVLNFETTAVANSDYNWIPLVSILSIAFFSYLMTFSLPWIIMGEVYPSDIRDNASGISAGTGYIIAFLSNKCLLSLVEEITLPGVLWLYSVVAFLGIFVLYLILPETEGKSLFEITEHFAGRAKLDNKVGKKASKLIHDFANNVNCDGVANKGFNES; from the exons ATGCGGTCTAAAGAAACATGTGATGGTAATCTCGATAACAGTGAGGTAAAAAAGGAGGTCTCAAAATTGAGAATATGTTTGGCTCAAATAGTGGCAGTGAATGTGAAAAATGTGTTGTTGGTAGTGTATGGGCTGACTCTGGGGATGCCGACTATGCTTATATCCAATTTGACTGGAAGCGACAAAGATGAACCTATAGTGTTAGATGATGATGGAATTTCGTGGCTTG GTTCCCTAAACTTCCTTAGCGTGCCAATCGGATGTCTTATATCAGGAACCATGGCAAGTACACTTGGGAGAATCCGTTCCATGCAGGTCATCTGCATTCTATTCTTCGGAGCCTTCTTACTCTATTATTCTGCATCCCAATCTTGGCACCTTTTCTTCGCGTTATTTTTAACGGGATTTTCGGGGGGACTTCTAGAGGCACCG ACATTGATTTACACGGTTGAAATCACTGATGCCAATCTACGAGGTGCATTGTGTTCGACTTCATCTGCCGCCATCGCAATAGGAGTCATGGTCTGTTTTATACTCGGAACAGTGTTTCCCTGGAGAGTTATGGCGATTATTAACGGCTCCATACCCATTACTGAATTGGCACTCCTCATGTTCATCCCAGAATCGCCTTATTGGCTGATCTCTAGGAAGGAATTTCAAAGGGCTAGGAAGAATTTGGCATGGCTAAGAGGGTGGTGCGGTTTAGCCAGTATCGAGgaagaatttcaaaatatctgtAACAAATTACTTGCCGAACAGCAACAGTCATCCGAGAACAAATGTAGTTTAAATTCTTTGAAGGGATACTTTAAGTCGACCTTTGTTAAACCATATCTGATAGTCTGTGTTACGTTTGTGCTGGCCAACTTCGGTACTCCTCAAATTAATGTTTACGCAGTGAAGCTATTCGAGCTTCTTAAAGTTTCCATCAATGCTTACTATGCGACTATTTTGGTGGGGGTCGCTGAAATCTTAGGCAGCATCTTGCTGATAATTTTGGTGAAGCCCATGGGGAAAAGAAGGCTTAGTTTTACTACTCAATTAGGGATTTCGATTGGGTTCTTGATTACTGGAATCTATGCCTACAACATAGgagtgttaaattttgaaacaaccGCAGTAGCAAATTCTGACTATAATTGGATACCGCTGGTCAGCATCCTTTCTATAGCTTTCTTCAGCTACCTCATGACGTTCTCGTTGCCCTGGATCATCATGGGCGAAGTGTACCCTAGTGATATCCGTGACAATGCCTCGGGAATATCGGCAGGAACCGGTTACATTATAGCTTTCCTCTCCAACAAATGTCTGCTTAGCTTAGTGGAGGAAATAACTCTCCCAGGGGTCTTGTGGTTGTACAGTGTCGTAGCATTCCTAGGGATATTCGTATTATATTTGATATTGCCAGAAACGGAGGGAAAGTCTCTGTTTGAAATTACAGAGCATTTCGCAGGACGCGCAAAACTGGACAATAAGGTAGGGAAGAAGGCTTCAAAGTTAATTCACGACTTTGCAAATAATGTTAATTGCGATGGAGTTGCTAATAAAGGTTTTAATGAGTCCTGA